Proteins from a genomic interval of Paenibacillus sp. RC334:
- a CDS encoding ATP-dependent DNA helicase, with translation MTTYPFAFDPSKPFIEQASDWIADVFYEVLPEVGFEVRDEQIYMAFQLERAYKEKKTIFAEAGVGTGKTLVYLLYAIAYARYMRKPAIIACADESLIEQLVKPEGDIAKLARHLSLTIDARLGKSPDQYICLNKLDNVRSGLDDDADVFRDIYQDLPDFVHFPDTLQSFTPYGNRKEYPELTDGQWSRLGWDVFQDCLVCHQRHRCGQTLSRDHYRKAADLVICSHDFYMEHVWTYEARKREGQLPLLPEHSSVVLDEGHLLETAAQNALTYKLKHAQFEAIITRLLEGEVRESLAMTIEDAISQSEALFAALDKNSQPVQGSNRKEFILNESLIREVNRFGELIGTIEEELVFESGLFSLDEYQVKIVEEHLEMIQTALALFKRPELLISWVMEDQDGLTLVVMPKMVKEILKERVFAQHIPIVFSSATLSVESSFDYMAQSLGIENPLTFSVASPYDYNDQMQAALYPLQAGHDPIQRALALLEKSQGRALILFPSQEELDAFRTGLAAYHEASAFRFLYEGSAEISHLISSFQNDEESVLCAVTLWEGLDIPGPSLSHVIIWSLPFPPNDPVFTALRKDATDPFMEIDMPHMALRLRQGIGRLIRSRNDRGWISIMGQDLNREEVRTQVLQLLPAGVECTVIEGNPEGMKTC, from the coding sequence TTGACTACTTATCCTTTTGCCTTTGATCCGTCCAAGCCGTTTATTGAGCAGGCAAGCGACTGGATTGCGGATGTATTTTATGAAGTTTTGCCTGAAGTCGGCTTTGAGGTTCGGGATGAACAAATTTATATGGCATTCCAGTTGGAGCGTGCCTATAAGGAAAAGAAAACGATTTTCGCGGAAGCAGGTGTGGGCACAGGCAAAACGCTGGTGTACCTCCTGTACGCTATTGCATATGCCCGGTACATGAGAAAGCCCGCGATTATCGCCTGTGCGGACGAGTCGCTGATTGAACAACTGGTGAAGCCGGAGGGAGATATCGCCAAGCTGGCCCGGCATTTGAGCCTGACGATTGATGCCCGACTGGGTAAGTCGCCGGATCAGTATATTTGTCTGAATAAGCTGGATAATGTACGAAGCGGATTGGATGATGACGCGGATGTGTTCCGTGATATCTATCAGGACCTGCCGGATTTTGTCCATTTTCCGGATACGCTACAGTCCTTTACCCCTTACGGGAACCGCAAAGAGTATCCCGAGCTAACGGACGGACAGTGGAGCAGACTGGGCTGGGATGTATTTCAAGATTGTCTCGTTTGCCATCAGCGGCATCGTTGTGGACAGACGTTGTCCCGCGATCATTATCGCAAAGCGGCAGATCTGGTTATCTGCTCTCATGACTTTTATATGGAGCATGTATGGACCTATGAAGCGAGAAAGCGTGAGGGCCAGCTGCCATTACTGCCGGAGCACAGCTCTGTCGTCCTTGACGAAGGGCATCTGCTGGAGACAGCGGCGCAGAATGCACTCACTTATAAGCTTAAGCACGCTCAATTTGAGGCCATTATTACCCGTCTGCTGGAGGGAGAAGTGCGAGAATCGCTGGCAATGACGATTGAAGATGCGATATCCCAAAGTGAAGCCTTGTTCGCTGCGCTCGATAAGAACAGTCAGCCTGTACAAGGTTCTAATCGCAAGGAGTTTATCTTGAATGAGTCGCTGATTCGAGAGGTAAACCGCTTTGGCGAACTGATCGGCACGATTGAAGAAGAGCTTGTATTTGAAAGCGGGTTATTTTCTCTGGATGAGTACCAGGTCAAAATCGTGGAAGAGCATCTGGAAATGATTCAGACGGCGTTGGCCTTGTTTAAGCGCCCGGAACTCCTGATTTCGTGGGTAATGGAGGATCAGGATGGATTAACGCTTGTGGTTATGCCCAAGATGGTAAAAGAGATTCTCAAAGAACGGGTATTTGCACAGCATATACCGATTGTATTCTCATCAGCTACACTTTCCGTGGAGAGCTCCTTTGATTATATGGCGCAAAGCCTCGGTATAGAAAATCCGCTCACGTTTTCCGTTGCTTCACCGTATGATTACAACGATCAGATGCAAGCGGCATTATATCCGTTGCAGGCGGGGCATGATCCAATCCAGAGAGCGTTGGCCCTGCTGGAGAAATCGCAAGGTAGAGCGCTTATCCTGTTTCCTTCACAGGAGGAACTGGATGCATTCAGAACGGGTCTCGCAGCTTACCATGAAGCGTCTGCTTTTCGTTTTCTATATGAAGGATCGGCTGAAATCAGCCATCTGATCTCATCTTTCCAGAATGATGAGGAAAGCGTCTTGTGTGCTGTAACGTTATGGGAAGGACTGGATATTCCAGGCCCATCCCTGTCGCACGTCATCATCTGGTCGCTGCCTTTTCCTCCAAATGATCCGGTTTTTACGGCACTGCGCAAGGATGCGACAGATCCGTTTATGGAGATAGATATGCCTCACATGGCGCTCAGACTCAGACAAGGCATCGGGCGATTAATTCGCTCGCGTAATGATCGGGGCTGGATCTCCATCATGGGCCAGGATCTGAACCGCGAAGAAGTACGTACACAGGTTTTACAACTACTGCCTGCGGGTGTAGAATGCACTGTAATCGAAGGAAATCCGGAGGGAATGAAGACATGTTAA
- a CDS encoding DUF6509 family protein — protein MLNFTSYTVDQIKDAFGILSGQRYEFMIDVEVEEDDELYTENGLYIRTLYLVDEEKTGILKYELIEKVTNRYIELELEEDELQAVERFCKEHVQDGAVK, from the coding sequence ATGTTAAATTTTACATCGTACACGGTAGATCAGATTAAAGATGCTTTTGGTATTTTGAGTGGGCAGCGTTATGAATTTATGATTGATGTAGAGGTTGAAGAGGACGACGAGCTCTACACTGAAAACGGACTGTATATCCGTACACTATATTTAGTAGACGAAGAGAAAACAGGAATATTGAAGTATGAGCTGATTGAAAAAGTAACGAACCGTTACATTGAGCTTGAACTGGAAGAGGATGAGTTGCAGGCTGTCGAGCGCTTCTGTAAAGAGCATGTGCAGGACGGAGCCGTAAAGTAA